One part of the Gemmatimonas sp. UBA7669 genome encodes these proteins:
- a CDS encoding homogentisate 1,2-dioxygenase yields MPMYHLLGSVPRKRHIVFRRPDGGLYAEELMGHEGFVGTSSLLYHIHPPTTVLSARRVGSVVWEEDRDTSLRHRHFLTSRAPKGGSASMDRLPLLFNSDIGMLYVEPTVTDTHFYRNSQADEVVYVVEGHGVLESVFGELPYQPGDYVVIHRNITHRWRLDTSKGPTKLLVMESRGHIRFPKRYRNEFGQLLEGAPFSERDIRRPQALAPVDEKGEFPVYVKQYDAINELVLDHHPFDVVGWDGYFYPWAFNIHDFEPIVGRIHQPPPVHQTFQGDGFVICSFCPRPYDFDPQAVPAPYNHSNVDSDEVLFYASSEFMSRKGIEYGSITHHPDGLPHGPHPGRAEASIGATHTNELAVMMDSFRPLKVAKAALDIEDPVYHKSWIESQHAQFNPPTS; encoded by the coding sequence ATGCCCATGTATCACCTGCTCGGCAGCGTGCCCCGCAAGCGGCACATCGTGTTCCGCCGTCCCGATGGCGGACTGTATGCCGAAGAACTGATGGGACACGAGGGCTTTGTCGGCACCTCGTCGCTGCTCTATCACATCCATCCGCCCACCACCGTGCTGAGTGCACGCCGCGTGGGCAGTGTGGTGTGGGAGGAAGACCGCGATACCTCGCTGCGCCACCGGCACTTCCTCACGTCGCGCGCGCCCAAGGGCGGCTCGGCCAGCATGGACCGCTTGCCGCTGCTCTTCAACAGTGACATCGGCATGCTGTACGTGGAGCCGACGGTCACCGATACGCACTTCTACCGCAACTCGCAGGCGGACGAGGTGGTGTATGTGGTGGAAGGTCACGGCGTGCTGGAGTCGGTGTTTGGTGAGCTGCCGTACCAGCCCGGCGACTACGTGGTCATTCACCGCAACATCACGCACCGCTGGCGGCTTGATACCAGCAAGGGGCCAACCAAGCTGCTGGTGATGGAAAGCCGCGGGCACATCCGCTTCCCCAAGCGCTATCGCAACGAGTTCGGCCAGCTGCTCGAAGGCGCGCCGTTCTCCGAGCGGGACATTCGTCGGCCGCAGGCGCTGGCGCCGGTGGATGAGAAGGGCGAGTTCCCGGTGTACGTGAAGCAGTACGATGCCATCAACGAACTGGTGCTGGATCACCATCCGTTCGATGTCGTGGGCTGGGATGGCTATTTCTATCCCTGGGCCTTCAACATCCACGACTTCGAACCCATCGTGGGGCGCATTCACCAGCCGCCGCCGGTGCACCAGACCTTCCAGGGTGATGGCTTCGTGATCTGCTCGTTCTGCCCGCGGCCATACGATTTTGATCCGCAGGCGGTGCCCGCGCCGTACAACCACAGCAACGTGGACTCCGACGAGGTGCTGTTCTATGCCTCGAGTGAATTCATGTCGCGCAAGGGCATCGAGTACGGCTCCATTACGCATCATCCCGACGGCTTGCCGCATGGGCCGCACCCCGGCCGCGCGGAGGCCAGCATTGGTGCCACGCACACCAACGAGCTGGCGGTGATGATGGACAGCTTCCGGCCGCTCAAGGTGGCCAAGGCCGCGCTGGACATCGAGGACCCGGTCTATCACAAGAGCTGGATCGAGTCGCAGCACGCCCAATTCAATCCTCCCACGTCGTAA
- a CDS encoding aminotransferase class I/II-fold pyridoxal phosphate-dependent enzyme, translating to MPRLSARFSRFPAYPLAHIPARKKALLAAGVDVIDLGAGDADLAPPPAAVKALQEAAEVPAMQRYGFGLGHVPYREAVAAWMQRRFGQAVDPMTEVVPLLGSKEGLAHVAFAYLGAGDVAIVPDPAYQAYLGGTLFSDATPYVYALRPRTNFLVDLDEIPAEVMARTRVLYLNYPNNPTAAIAPRDYLERVVRTCRERDILLVYDNAYSEMGFDGYVPPSIFEIDGARDVAIEFHSLSKTYNMTGWRCGWAVASPAIAGALTKVKSFTDTGQYMGIQAAGVAAIESWAEFVPANLAVFAARRDAAVAAFAAEGFACDVPRATMYLWIPLPEGIASAAFADRLREEQGVIVMPGSGFGVGGEGFFRVSFIQSPERIAEAASRAGVVLRAMIQERGAS from the coding sequence GTGCCACGCCTGTCTGCCCGTTTCTCGCGCTTCCCTGCGTACCCGCTGGCCCACATTCCGGCGCGCAAGAAGGCGCTGCTGGCGGCGGGCGTGGATGTCATCGACCTCGGGGCCGGTGACGCGGACCTCGCGCCGCCTCCTGCCGCCGTGAAGGCATTGCAGGAAGCGGCCGAGGTGCCGGCCATGCAACGCTATGGCTTTGGATTGGGTCACGTGCCCTACCGCGAGGCGGTGGCGGCGTGGATGCAGCGGCGATTCGGGCAGGCGGTGGACCCCATGACCGAAGTCGTGCCGCTGCTGGGCAGCAAGGAAGGCCTGGCGCATGTGGCCTTTGCGTACCTGGGCGCTGGTGACGTGGCCATCGTGCCCGATCCGGCGTACCAGGCCTATCTGGGCGGCACGCTGTTCAGTGATGCCACGCCCTACGTGTATGCGCTGCGGCCGCGCACGAACTTCCTGGTGGATCTGGACGAGATTCCCGCCGAGGTGATGGCCCGTACGCGGGTGCTGTATCTCAACTACCCCAACAACCCCACGGCGGCCATTGCGCCGCGCGACTATCTCGAGCGCGTCGTGCGCACCTGCCGGGAACGTGACATCCTGCTGGTGTATGACAACGCGTATTCCGAGATGGGCTTCGACGGCTATGTGCCGCCCAGCATCTTCGAGATCGACGGTGCGCGTGATGTGGCCATTGAGTTCCACTCGCTGTCGAAGACCTACAACATGACGGGATGGCGCTGCGGCTGGGCGGTGGCCTCACCGGCCATCGCGGGCGCACTCACCAAGGTCAAGTCGTTTACCGACACGGGGCAGTACATGGGCATCCAGGCGGCAGGTGTGGCAGCCATCGAGAGTTGGGCGGAGTTCGTGCCGGCCAACCTCGCGGTGTTTGCCGCACGTCGTGATGCCGCCGTGGCAGCCTTTGCTGCCGAGGGGTTTGCCTGCGACGTGCCGCGGGCCACCATGTATCTGTGGATTCCGCTGCCGGAGGGCATTGCCAGTGCGGCGTTTGCCGACAGGCTGCGCGAAGAGCAGGGTGTCATTGTGATGCCGGGTTCGGGCTTTGGCGTCGGCGGTGAGGGTTTCTTTCGTGTGTCGTTCATCCAGTCGCCCGAGCGCATTGCCGAAGCGGCTAGTCGTGCGGGTGTGGTGTTGCGGGCAATGATACAGGAGCGTGGGGCATCGTGA
- a CDS encoding acetoacetate--CoA ligase, translating into MNVSEGPVWRPVWEPSASEREQTRLWQFLMDLRARGVTPADVEDSHALQRWSVTEPERFWAEIWRAAHIMADGPGPADAPWTSVLQGGEFMRPPHVVDGTWQGPRWFTDTRLNFAEHLLRRRDEGTALVAWNEHGAQRRISYAELRVQVARCAAALRAAGVGVGDRVAGWLPNLPEAVVVMLATASLGAIWSSCSPDFGTKGVLDRFGQIAPKVLVAADAYWYAGKRVDCLARLREIVAALPDLAATWVVPYVEATPALDGLPGAQRFDVVLAAHAHTGSGVGAGAEAHELQFTRLPFDHPLYVLYSSGTTGMPKCLVHGAGGTLLQHWKELALHTDIREGDVLFYFTTCGWMMWNWLVSGLALGATLVLYDGAPLAPDPAILWRMAEAERVQVFGTSAKYLAMLEKEGLRPREVADVSALRAVLSTGSPLAPSSYDFVREAIGPRVRVSSISGGTDIVSCFALGDPTAAVHRGELQMRGLGMAVEVWNEHGQPVVNEPGELVCTRPFPSMPVAFWNDPTGAVYRAAYFEHWPGVWRHGDWAELTEHDGLIIHGRSDATLNPGGVRIGTAEIYRQVEQIPEVLESLVVEQTLGAVGGTDSRIVLFVRMREGEVLSDALRDVIRRRIREFTSPHHVPRVIVAVRDIPRTISGKITELAVREVIHGRPVKNVDALANPEALALFRDLPELQAS; encoded by the coding sequence GTGAACGTGTCCGAAGGTCCGGTGTGGCGTCCGGTATGGGAGCCAAGCGCCAGCGAGCGTGAGCAGACCCGCTTGTGGCAGTTCCTCATGGACCTGCGCGCACGCGGCGTGACGCCTGCCGATGTCGAAGACAGTCACGCGCTGCAACGTTGGAGCGTGACGGAACCCGAGCGCTTCTGGGCCGAGATCTGGCGCGCTGCACACATCATGGCCGACGGACCGGGACCGGCCGACGCGCCGTGGACGTCCGTGCTGCAGGGCGGCGAGTTTATGCGACCGCCGCATGTGGTGGACGGTACGTGGCAGGGACCGCGCTGGTTCACCGACACGCGGCTCAACTTTGCCGAGCACCTGCTGCGCCGCCGAGACGAGGGCACGGCGCTGGTCGCGTGGAACGAACACGGGGCGCAGCGTCGCATATCGTATGCCGAGCTGCGTGTGCAGGTGGCGCGGTGCGCCGCCGCGCTGCGTGCAGCAGGTGTTGGTGTGGGGGACCGTGTGGCAGGCTGGCTGCCCAACCTGCCCGAGGCGGTGGTGGTCATGCTGGCCACGGCATCACTCGGGGCCATCTGGTCGAGCTGCTCGCCGGACTTTGGCACCAAGGGTGTGCTCGACCGCTTCGGGCAGATTGCGCCCAAGGTGCTGGTGGCGGCCGACGCCTACTGGTATGCGGGCAAGCGCGTGGACTGTCTCGCGCGGCTGCGTGAAATCGTGGCTGCGTTGCCCGACCTCGCAGCCACCTGGGTGGTGCCCTACGTGGAGGCCACGCCGGCGCTCGATGGGCTGCCGGGCGCGCAGCGCTTCGATGTGGTGCTGGCGGCGCACGCGCATACGGGTTCTGGTGTTGGTGCCGGCGCCGAGGCGCACGAGCTGCAGTTCACGCGTCTGCCGTTTGATCATCCGCTGTACGTGCTGTACTCGAGTGGCACGACGGGCATGCCCAAGTGTCTGGTGCATGGTGCCGGTGGCACCCTGTTGCAGCATTGGAAGGAGCTCGCGCTGCACACCGACATCCGCGAAGGTGACGTGCTGTTCTACTTCACCACCTGCGGGTGGATGATGTGGAACTGGCTGGTGTCAGGCCTCGCGCTGGGTGCAACGCTGGTGCTCTACGACGGCGCGCCACTCGCGCCCGATCCCGCCATTCTGTGGCGCATGGCCGAAGCCGAGCGGGTGCAGGTGTTTGGCACCAGCGCCAAGTACCTCGCCATGCTCGAGAAAGAGGGGCTGCGTCCGCGCGAGGTGGCCGACGTGTCGGCGTTGCGCGCCGTGCTGTCCACCGGCAGTCCGCTGGCCCCGTCCAGCTACGACTTTGTGCGCGAGGCCATCGGGCCGCGCGTGCGGGTGTCGAGCATCAGTGGCGGTACCGACATTGTGAGTTGCTTCGCCCTCGGCGATCCCACGGCCGCGGTGCATCGCGGGGAACTGCAGATGCGCGGACTGGGCATGGCAGTGGAAGTGTGGAACGAACACGGGCAGCCGGTGGTGAACGAACCGGGCGAGCTGGTCTGCACGAGGCCGTTCCCGAGCATGCCGGTGGCATTCTGGAATGATCCCACAGGCGCCGTCTATCGCGCCGCGTATTTCGAGCACTGGCCCGGGGTGTGGCGTCACGGCGACTGGGCCGAGCTGACCGAACACGATGGCCTGATCATTCATGGCCGCAGCGATGCCACACTCAACCCGGGTGGTGTGCGCATTGGCACCGCCGAGATCTACCGCCAGGTGGAGCAGATTCCCGAGGTGCTGGAGTCGCTGGTGGTGGAGCAGACACTGGGCGCCGTGGGTGGCACGGACTCACGCATTGTGCTGTTTGTGCGCATGCGTGAGGGCGAGGTGTTGAGTGATGCGCTGCGTGACGTGATCCGGCGCCGCATCCGCGAATTCACCAGTCCGCATCACGTACCGCGGGTGATTGTGGCGGTGCGGGACATTCCGCGCACCATCAGCGGCAAGATCACCGAGCTGGCCGTGCGCGAGGTCATCCATGGCCGGCCGGTGAAGAACGTGGACGCCCTGGCCAATCCCGAGGCCCTGGCCCTGTTTCGGGACCTGCCGGAGCTGCAAGCCAGCTAG
- the apaG gene encoding Co2+/Mg2+ efflux protein ApaG: MSTSRVPFYYRLTSGIRITVRPTYLVERSNPLLGQFVFGYHIRIENVSEQAAQLRSRRWLIHDDAVGDTVVEGEGVVGEQPHLLPGQVHEYRSFCVLKSPTGWMEGSYRFVRDDGSSFQAAIPRFVLAAEPRADTVS; the protein is encoded by the coding sequence ATGTCCACGTCCCGCGTTCCGTTCTACTACCGCCTCACGTCCGGCATTCGCATCACGGTGCGGCCCACGTATCTCGTCGAGCGCTCCAATCCGCTGCTCGGTCAGTTCGTGTTCGGTTATCACATTCGCATCGAGAACGTGAGTGAGCAGGCCGCGCAACTGCGCTCACGCCGCTGGCTCATTCACGACGACGCGGTGGGTGACACCGTGGTGGAAGGCGAAGGCGTGGTGGGGGAGCAGCCGCATCTTCTGCCCGGTCAGGTGCACGAGTATCGCTCGTTCTGCGTGCTCAAGTCACCGACGGGCTGGATGGAAGGCAGCTACCGTTTTGTGCGCGACGACGGCTCGAGTTTTCAGGCGGCCATTCCGCGCTTTGTGCTGGCGGCCGAGCCGCGCGCGGATACGGTGAGTTAG
- the hppD gene encoding 4-hydroxyphenylpyruvate dioxygenase: MATMTTPETGIEQDAFPINGTDYVEFYVGNAKQASHYYRAAFGYSLVAYRGPETGVRDRASYLMQQGKIRLVLTTALQPDHPIAEHVHKHGDGVKDYALWVDDARLAYDTAVARGAIPIHEPVVHQDEHGEVVIAAIGTYGDTIHSLIERRNYRGVFLPGFKAVTPHYQPADVGLKFVDHCVGNVELGQMNRWVGYYADVLGFRNLITFDDSDISTEYSSLMSKVMANGNDRIKFPINEPASGKKKSQIEEYLDFYGGPGAQHLALATDDILSTVKALRDRGVEFLSVPTSYYDDLQQRVGQIDEPVDELAKLGILVDRDPDGYLLQIFTKPVEDRPTLFYEIIQRKGATSFGKGNFKALFEAIEREQELRGNL, translated from the coding sequence ATGGCCACGATGACGACGCCCGAGACGGGCATCGAGCAGGACGCGTTCCCCATCAACGGCACCGACTACGTCGAGTTCTACGTCGGCAATGCCAAGCAGGCCAGCCACTACTATCGCGCGGCCTTCGGCTACTCGCTGGTGGCCTATCGCGGCCCCGAAACGGGCGTGCGCGACCGCGCCAGCTATCTCATGCAGCAGGGCAAGATCCGCCTCGTGCTGACCACCGCGCTGCAGCCCGATCATCCCATTGCCGAGCATGTGCACAAGCACGGCGACGGGGTGAAGGACTACGCGCTGTGGGTGGACGATGCGCGCCTGGCGTATGACACGGCCGTCGCGCGTGGTGCCATTCCCATTCATGAGCCGGTGGTGCATCAGGACGAGCACGGCGAGGTGGTGATTGCGGCCATTGGCACCTACGGCGACACCATTCACTCGCTCATCGAGCGCCGCAATTATCGCGGCGTGTTCCTGCCCGGCTTCAAGGCCGTGACGCCGCACTATCAGCCGGCCGATGTGGGGCTCAAGTTCGTCGATCACTGCGTGGGCAATGTGGAACTGGGCCAGATGAATCGCTGGGTGGGCTATTACGCCGACGTGCTCGGCTTCCGCAATCTCATCACCTTCGACGACAGCGACATCAGCACCGAGTACTCGTCGCTCATGTCCAAGGTCATGGCCAACGGCAACGACCGCATCAAGTTCCCCATCAACGAGCCGGCCTCGGGCAAGAAGAAGTCGCAGATCGAGGAGTATCTCGATTTCTACGGCGGCCCCGGCGCGCAGCATCTCGCGCTGGCCACCGACGACATTCTCAGCACGGTCAAGGCGCTGCGTGATCGTGGCGTGGAGTTTCTGAGCGTGCCCACGTCGTACTACGACGACCTGCAGCAGCGGGTGGGGCAGATCGACGAGCCGGTGGACGAATTGGCCAAGCTGGGCATTCTCGTGGACCGCGACCCGGACGGCTATCTGCTGCAGATCTTCACCAAGCCGGTGGAAGACCGCCCCACGCTCTTCTACGAGATCATTCAGCGCAAGGGTGCCACGAGCTTCGGCAAGGGCAACTTCAAGGCCCTGTTCGAAGCCATCGAGCGCGAACAGGAACTCCGCGGCAACCTCTGA
- a CDS encoding glycoside hydrolase family 10 protein, which translates to MPNPPAPELQARPSANASPEVDGEAKRETEGENKPNTVRGSATRAPRRAATGPAPAPSAPAVPEEAPPVPREFRGVWVATVGNMDWPSKRGLSTAEAQAELIALLDRAVALKLNAVIFQVRPAADALYASSIEPWSEYLTGTQGKKPDPFWDPLSFVIAESHKRGLELHAWFNPYRARFTGSKSPLARNHIARTSPSLVKTYGGYLWMDPGEPLVRARTLRVVMDVVKRYDVDGVHIDDYFYPYPVTRRGKRVDFPDTRSWQKYRAAGGKLARDDWRRDNVNQLVKALHDSVHKAKPWVRFGVSPFGIWRPGYPESVRGFDAYQQLYADARKWLREGWLDYFTPQLYWPTTRPQQSYPVLLDWWASENVHGRHLWPGNFTSQAGGRGSGSFSVSELMEQIRITRVNPGATGNVHFSMKSFLSNQAGMNDTLRIGPYAQPALPPASPWLAVAKPPLPTLAVTPVADGWQLDLKAAAAPAAATPATATPATATQTAGPPATARPWLWVVRLRTDSAWVTMIVPGGTSRLPVSRALGATAATVSALNRVGVESPSVTLPLSARPAPRRGAGAASGGGGSGNPEIP; encoded by the coding sequence GTGCCCAATCCCCCGGCGCCGGAGTTGCAGGCCCGTCCGTCGGCAAACGCGTCACCCGAAGTGGACGGTGAGGCGAAGCGGGAGACAGAGGGAGAGAACAAACCCAACACCGTGCGCGGCAGTGCAACGCGTGCACCGCGCCGCGCTGCTACAGGGCCAGCGCCGGCGCCGAGCGCACCCGCAGTGCCTGAAGAGGCACCGCCCGTGCCTCGTGAGTTCCGCGGGGTGTGGGTGGCCACCGTGGGCAACATGGATTGGCCGTCGAAGCGCGGGCTGAGCACGGCCGAGGCGCAGGCCGAGTTGATTGCGCTGCTCGATCGTGCGGTGGCCCTCAAGCTCAATGCCGTGATCTTCCAGGTGCGTCCCGCAGCTGACGCGCTGTATGCGTCGAGCATCGAGCCGTGGTCGGAGTATCTCACCGGCACGCAGGGCAAGAAGCCCGATCCGTTCTGGGATCCGCTGTCATTCGTGATTGCGGAGTCGCACAAGCGGGGCCTGGAGCTGCACGCCTGGTTCAATCCGTATCGTGCGCGGTTTACCGGCAGCAAGTCGCCGCTCGCACGCAACCACATTGCGCGCACCAGCCCGTCGTTGGTGAAGACCTACGGCGGTTACCTGTGGATGGATCCGGGTGAGCCGCTGGTACGTGCGCGCACGCTGCGCGTGGTGATGGACGTGGTCAAGCGCTACGACGTGGATGGTGTGCACATCGACGACTACTTCTATCCGTATCCGGTGACTCGGCGCGGCAAGCGCGTGGACTTTCCGGATACGCGCAGCTGGCAGAAGTACCGGGCCGCCGGCGGCAAGCTGGCGCGCGACGACTGGCGCCGCGACAATGTGAATCAGCTGGTGAAGGCGCTGCACGACAGTGTGCACAAGGCCAAGCCCTGGGTGCGCTTTGGCGTCAGTCCCTTCGGCATTTGGCGGCCGGGCTATCCCGAGTCGGTGCGCGGCTTTGATGCGTATCAGCAGCTTTATGCCGACGCCCGCAAGTGGCTGCGTGAGGGCTGGCTGGATTACTTCACGCCACAGCTCTACTGGCCCACCACACGTCCGCAGCAGTCGTATCCGGTGCTGCTGGACTGGTGGGCCAGTGAGAACGTGCACGGTCGGCACCTCTGGCCGGGCAACTTCACCTCCCAGGCGGGAGGGCGGGGCAGTGGCTCATTCTCGGTGAGTGAGCTCATGGAGCAGATCCGCATCACGCGTGTCAATCCGGGCGCCACCGGCAACGTGCACTTCAGCATGAAGTCCTTCCTGAGCAATCAGGCAGGCATGAACGACACGCTGCGCATTGGCCCCTATGCGCAACCGGCCCTGCCGCCGGCGTCGCCCTGGCTGGCGGTGGCCAAGCCGCCCCTGCCGACCCTGGCCGTCACCCCGGTGGCCGATGGCTGGCAGCTCGACCTAAAGGCGGCCGCCGCACCGGCAGCGGCCACACCGGCAACGGCCACACCGGCAACGGCCACGCAGACGGCTGGCCCACCGGCAACAGCCAGGCCCTGGCTGTGGGTGGTCCGGCTGCGCACCGACAGCGCATGGGTTACCATGATAGTGCCGGGCGGCACCAGCCGGCTGCCGGTGTCCCGGGCACTCGGGGCCACGGCGGCCACCGTTTCGGCGCTCAACCGGGTGGGCGTGGAAAGCCCATCGGTCACGCTGCCGCTCTCGGCACGTCCGGCCCCACGCCGTGGGGCGGGGGCCGCATCGGGCGGCGGCGGGTCTGGCAATCCAGAAATCCCCTGA
- a CDS encoding 6-bladed beta-propeller, translated as MQIGATRRPTEVRDISKQHLRRHQTFRPIMRRTDGESQTQRRFAGMTAHVVYFALALGLLLNSAAPMVAVGQTAPAQRSTRVVRNISDAQGGGRYVLSDISALKVSSSSELFILDRSEAHVIVLDTLGRYKRTIGRRGSGPGELSGQALAMQLQDSLLLISDLSARRLVVFGLDGRHVRTVSAMQASNTGSSSGPVTALPMRGGQIEVTTPGSVNFQADLFSRVLFRQAGRSDTIAVIPAGLFTFTVQQRNSSHPSFAATGFGDGGAWAVRSDTLLAHADGFSGRVRWITLSENGPRVAQTAMLPGPAAPLPRADFDSVRVRLEASYKKRDPSTRLVLTDAPTQRSLATHALFDAAGNLWIGGAPAGRTVRWTVFSPRAQLLYTVSLPASFRLNDVRNGRLYGKTVDEDGVPVIRILELIGP; from the coding sequence ATGCAGATTGGCGCCACCCGCCGCCCAACTGAGGTCCGTGATATCAGCAAACAGCACTTACGCCGGCACCAAACCTTCAGGCCAATCATGCGACGTACAGATGGAGAAAGCCAGACGCAACGCAGGTTCGCCGGAATGACGGCACATGTTGTGTATTTCGCTCTCGCACTCGGCCTACTGCTGAACAGCGCAGCCCCCATGGTGGCAGTTGGCCAGACCGCTCCGGCGCAGCGCTCCACGCGAGTGGTGCGAAACATCTCGGACGCCCAAGGCGGTGGACGGTACGTGCTTTCGGACATCAGCGCCTTGAAGGTCTCATCGTCCAGCGAGCTCTTCATTTTGGACCGAAGCGAGGCCCATGTAATCGTGCTGGACACGCTCGGTCGCTACAAGCGTACGATCGGCCGGCGTGGCAGCGGGCCGGGTGAATTGTCCGGACAGGCACTCGCCATGCAACTGCAGGACTCCCTGCTGTTGATCTCCGATCTGTCAGCGCGGCGACTGGTCGTGTTCGGGTTGGATGGCCGTCATGTTCGCACAGTGTCAGCCATGCAGGCCAGCAACACGGGGAGTTCATCAGGTCCGGTCACTGCCTTACCGATGCGCGGTGGGCAAATCGAGGTCACCACGCCCGGCTCCGTCAACTTTCAGGCGGACTTGTTCTCACGCGTGCTGTTTCGCCAAGCCGGCCGTTCCGACACAATCGCCGTGATTCCGGCAGGACTCTTCACCTTCACGGTACAACAGCGCAACTCCTCCCATCCGTCCTTTGCGGCAACCGGGTTCGGAGACGGAGGCGCCTGGGCCGTCCGTTCAGATACACTGCTCGCACACGCGGATGGATTCTCGGGACGCGTCAGGTGGATCACGCTGTCGGAGAACGGGCCGCGCGTCGCGCAAACAGCGATGTTGCCTGGCCCTGCAGCTCCGTTGCCTCGCGCCGATTTTGATTCCGTACGCGTCCGACTTGAAGCGAGCTACAAGAAGCGTGACCCGTCGACTCGATTGGTTCTCACGGACGCTCCCACGCAGCGTTCACTCGCGACGCACGCCCTATTCGATGCCGCCGGCAACCTGTGGATTGGCGGAGCTCCTGCTGGTCGGACCGTACGATGGACGGTGTTTTCGCCAAGGGCGCAGCTGCTCTACACGGTATCGCTGCCCGCGTCGTTTCGGTTGAACGATGTTCGCAATGGCCGTCTGTATGGCAAGACTGTCGACGAGGACGGTGTCCCCGTGATCCGCATTCTCGAACTGATAGGCCCGTAG